The DNA segment GGCGTTTACACCGTTTAGATATTAAACTAGCGCCTATGCCAAGTGCTATCAAAGAATATGAAGAGCGCTTATTTAAACGCCCCTCATTTAAAGCTACTTTAAATGAGGTCGAATTTGGAGTAAAAATTTAAAATGATGACCTCAAATCGTTCCTATTTATTGCGTGCATTTTATGATTGGATTATCGATAATCAATTAACACCGTATATTCTTTTAGATACTGAATTGCCGCATGTAGAAGTCCCAAAACAATGTATTAAAGATGGAAAAATTACTTTAAATATATCTACTGATGCCATATTAAATTTAAAAATAGATACGCAAGCTATACAATTTGAAGCTAGTTTTAATGGTCAATCGATGCTTATTTACGCACCTATTCAAGCGGT comes from the Rickettsiella endosymbiont of Rhagonycha lignosa genome and includes:
- a CDS encoding ClpXP protease specificity-enhancing factor is translated as MMTSNRSYLLRAFYDWIIDNQLTPYILLDTELPHVEVPKQCIKDGKITLNISTDAILNLKIDTQAIQFEASFNGQSMLIYAPIQAVLAIYTRENGQGMVFTQEESGDEGGSPTPPRVRPGTKPKLSIVK